A window of Silurus meridionalis isolate SWU-2019-XX chromosome 4, ASM1480568v1, whole genome shotgun sequence contains these coding sequences:
- the top1mt gene encoding DNA topoisomerase I, mitochondrial isoform X8 has translation MKAEEKSKRAGEGHSHSKKRSAETNDHRIRKKAKSTRSGSKEKLEDSELNEKYPRSSVKDLYEELEKRVDGNNNLEEAMRAQGKAEQEGYEIPFLPEGTKNYKSNSTKSSPKDPHKITDDEDPKLQGKRSEKLQKNKNRKCTPDVNSHSVCQIDNSHTSLTAVKEEDVKEQIFNPISDRAQTCLPVENDLEVRNAEKMRDKESTVSIAQDKAQGQKKKRSSRSTEQEPKKNKKAKREKDEEKEKQNKKGVKKAEDEAGKWKWWEEGKHADGQKWRSLEHKGPLFPPEYELLPSDVQFLYDGAPVQLNPAAEEVATFYAKMLDHEYTAKQVFQNNFFTDWKEVMTEDERKLIKKLYKCDFSKIHAYFLEKTEAKKNMTKEEKQVLKDEATKLTEEYGYCLLDGHKEKIGNFRLEPPGLFRGRGEHPKMGKLKRRVQPEDVIINCSQDVKVPEPPAGHRWKRVQHDNTVTWLASWVENIHGHIKYIMLNPSSKLKGEKDWQKYETARKLKLSVDDIRREYRRAWSAREMKQRQRGVALYFIDKLALRAGNEKDDDTADTVGCCSLRVEHITLHRHQDGQDYLVEFDFLGKDSIRYYNKVPVEKQVFKNLKLFMENKDPEDDLFDRISTIYLNKKLNEAMPGLTAKVFRTFNASTTLQEQLGKLTIDDMTVEEKLLAYNRANRAVAILCNHQRAAPKTFEKSMLALQEKIKKKKEEVEKAKKELKQAKKDHKEQPSEKSKKLVEKKENALKRLSEQLKKLKLQETDREENKVIALGTSKLNYLDPRITVAWCKKHNVPVEKIYNKTHRAKFAWAIDMADENFQF, from the exons ATGAAGGCGGAGGAGAAAAGTAAGAGAGCCGGAGAAGGCCATTCACACAGCAAGAAAAGATCAGCTGAGACAAACGACCACAG AATTAGAAAGAAAGCGAAATCGACGAGATCAGGATCCAAGGAAAAACTTGAAGATTCTGAACTGAATGAAAAGTACCCCAGATCTTCTGTAAAG GATTTGTATGAAGAGTTGGAAAAGAG AGTGGATGGAAACAATAACTTGGAGGAAGCAATGCGGGCACAAGGGAAAGCAGAACAAGAAGGATATGAAAT ACCTTTTTTACCTGAGGGAACTAAGAACTATAAg TCTAACAGCACTAAAAGCAGTCCCAAGGATCCACACAAGATTACTGATGACGAAGATCCTAAACTCCAAGGAAAGAG ATCTGAAAAgcttcagaaaaataaaaacaggaaatgtaCTCCTGATGTCAATAGTCATTCAGTATGT cagaTTGATAATAGCCACACATCTCTGACAGctgtgaaagaggaagatgttaAAGAGCAAATCTTTAATCCCATTTCTGACCGTGCACAAACATGTCTGCCTGTTGAGAATGATCTAGAGGTGAGAAATGCTGAAAAGATGAGGGACAAAGAGTCCACTGTCAGTATTGCACAGGATAAAGCACAAGgccagaagaaaaaaaggagctCTCGCAGCACAGAACAAGagccaaagaaaaataaaaaggccaAGAGGGAAAAGgatgaggaaaaggaaaaacagaacAAGAAAGGAGTGAAAAAAGCTGAGGATGAAGCTGGTAAATGGAAATG GTGGGAGGAAGGAAAGCATGCAGATGGTCAGAAGTGGAGAAGTCTTGAGCACAAAGGGCCTCTCTTCCCACCGGAATATGAACTTTTACCAAGCGATGTGCAGTTTTTATATGATG gagCGCCTGTGCAGCTAAACCCAGCTGCAGAAGAAGTAGCAACTTTTTATGCCAAGATGCTCGATCATGAGTACACCGCCAAGCAggtttttcaaaacaatttctTCACTGACTGGAAGGAG gTAATGACAGAAGATGAAAGGAAACTAATCAAGAAGCTGTACAAGTGTGATTTCAGCAAAATCCATGCATACTTTTTGGAAAAGACAGAAGCAAAGAAAAACATGACGAAGGAAGAAAAACAG GTTTTAAAGGATGAAGCCACTAAACTAACAGAGGAGTATGGATACTGTCTGTTGGATGGACACAAGGAAAAAATAGGCAATTTCCGTCTGGAGCCTCCCGGGCTGTTTAGGGGACGAGGGGAGCACCCCAAAATGGGCAAGCTGAAGAGACGTGTCCAGCCTGAGGATGTGATTATTAACTGCAGTCA AGACGTAAAGGTCCCAGAGCCACCTGCAGGTCATCGGTGGAAGAGAGTGCAGCATGATAACACAGTCACATGGCTGGCATCCTGGGTGGAGAACATCCATGGACACATCAAGTACATCATGCTCAATCCCAGCTCCAAACTTAAG GGTGAGAAAGACTGGCAAAAGTATGAAACGGCTCGTAAGCTAAAACTGAGTGTAGACGATATAAGACGTGAGTACCGAAGGGCCTGGAGTGCTCGAGAGATGAAACAAAGACAACGAGGAGTTGCTTTATACTTCATTGACAAG CTAGCTCTGAGGGCTGGTAATGAGAAAGATGATGATACCGCAGACACAGTGGGCTGCTGCTCTCTGCGTGTAGAGCACATCACCCTCCACCGACACCAGGATGGTCAGGACTATCTAGTTGAGTTTGACTTCCTGGGCAAGGACTCCATCAGATATTACAACAAAGTGCCTGTGGAAAAACAA GTTTTCAAAAACTTGAAACTGTTCATGGAAAACAAGGATCCAGAAGACGACTTATTCGACAGAATTTCT ACAATCTACCTCAATAAGAAGCTAAATGAGGCAATGCCTGGACTGACAGCCAAAGTGTTTCGAACTTTCAATGCTTCTACCACTCTGCAGGAGCAGCTGGGCAAGCTCACCATTG ATGATATGACTGTGGAGGAAAAACTGCTGGCCTATAACCGAGCGAACAGAGCTGTGGCTATACTCTGCAACCACCAGAGGGCAGCACCCAAAACATTTGAGAAGTCCATGTTAGCCCTTCAGGAGAAG atcaaaaagaaaaaagaggaagtggAGAAAGCCAAAAAGGAGCTGAAGCAAGCAAAGAAAGATCACAAGGAGCAACCGTCGGAGAAGTCAAAGAA GCtggtggagaagaaggaaaatgcTTTGAAGAGACTGTCAGAGCAGTTAAAGAAGCTCAAGCTGCAGGAGACGGACCGAGAGGAGAACAAGGTCATCGCTCTGGGCACTTCCAAGCTCAACTACCTCGACCCCCGCATTACTGTGGCCTG GTGTAAGAAGCACAACGTTCCTGTGGAGAAGATCTACAACAAGACTCACAGGGCGAAATTTGCCTGGGCTATTGACATGGCTGATGAAAACTTCCAGTTCTAA
- the top1mt gene encoding DNA topoisomerase I, mitochondrial isoform X2, with protein MKAEEKSKRAGEGHSHSKKRSAETNDHRIRKKAKSTRSGSKEKLEDSELNEKYPRSSVKNSHSRISHKPLQESKITSSEKVKFDAEISVSEAEKVKDLYEELEKRVDGNNNLEEAMRAQGKAEQEGYEIPFLPEGTKNYKSNSTKSSPKDPHKITDDEDPKLQGKRSEKLQKNKNRKCTPDVNSHSVCQIDNSHTSLTAVKEEDVKEQIFNPISDRAQTCLPVENDLEVRNAEKMRDKESTVSIAQDKAQGQKKKRSSRSTEQEPKKNKKAKREKDEEKEKQNKKGVKKAEDEAGKWKWWEEGKHADGQKWRSLEHKGPLFPPEYELLPSDVQFLYDGAPVQLNPAAEEVATFYAKMLDHEYTAKQVFQNNFFTDWKEVMTEDERKLIKKLYKCDFSKIHAYFLEKTEAKKNMTKEEKQVLKDEATKLTEEYGYCLLDGHKEKIGNFRLEPPGLFRGRGEHPKMGKLKRRVQPEDVIINCSQDVKVPEPPAGHRWKRVQHDNTVTWLASWVENIHGHIKYIMLNPSSKLKGEKDWQKYETARKLKLSVDDIRREYRRAWSAREMKQRQRGVALYFIDKLALRAGNEKDDDTADTVGCCSLRVEHITLHRHQDGQDYLVEFDFLGKDSIRYYNKVPVEKQVFKNLKLFMENKDPEDDLFDRISTIYLNKKLNEAMPGLTAKVFRTFNASTTLQEQLGKLTIDDMTVEEKLLAYNRANRAVAILCNHQRAAPKTFEKSMLALQEKIKKKKEEVEKAKKELKQAKKDHKEQPSEKSKKLVEKKENALKRLSEQLKKLKLQETDREENKVIALGTSKLNYLDPRITVAWCKKHNVPVEKIYNKTHRAKFAWAIDMADENFQF; from the exons ATGAAGGCGGAGGAGAAAAGTAAGAGAGCCGGAGAAGGCCATTCACACAGCAAGAAAAGATCAGCTGAGACAAACGACCACAG AATTAGAAAGAAAGCGAAATCGACGAGATCAGGATCCAAGGAAAAACTTGAAGATTCTGAACTGAATGAAAAGTACCCCAGATCTTCTGTAAAG AACTCTCACTCAAGGATTTCACACAAACCTCTCCAGGAGTCTAAGATCACAAG CTCTGAAAAAGTCAAGTTTGATGCCGAGATCAGTGTATCTGAAGCCGAAAAGGTTAAG GATTTGTATGAAGAGTTGGAAAAGAG AGTGGATGGAAACAATAACTTGGAGGAAGCAATGCGGGCACAAGGGAAAGCAGAACAAGAAGGATATGAAAT ACCTTTTTTACCTGAGGGAACTAAGAACTATAAg TCTAACAGCACTAAAAGCAGTCCCAAGGATCCACACAAGATTACTGATGACGAAGATCCTAAACTCCAAGGAAAGAG ATCTGAAAAgcttcagaaaaataaaaacaggaaatgtaCTCCTGATGTCAATAGTCATTCAGTATGT cagaTTGATAATAGCCACACATCTCTGACAGctgtgaaagaggaagatgttaAAGAGCAAATCTTTAATCCCATTTCTGACCGTGCACAAACATGTCTGCCTGTTGAGAATGATCTAGAGGTGAGAAATGCTGAAAAGATGAGGGACAAAGAGTCCACTGTCAGTATTGCACAGGATAAAGCACAAGgccagaagaaaaaaaggagctCTCGCAGCACAGAACAAGagccaaagaaaaataaaaaggccaAGAGGGAAAAGgatgaggaaaaggaaaaacagaacAAGAAAGGAGTGAAAAAAGCTGAGGATGAAGCTGGTAAATGGAAATG GTGGGAGGAAGGAAAGCATGCAGATGGTCAGAAGTGGAGAAGTCTTGAGCACAAAGGGCCTCTCTTCCCACCGGAATATGAACTTTTACCAAGCGATGTGCAGTTTTTATATGATG gagCGCCTGTGCAGCTAAACCCAGCTGCAGAAGAAGTAGCAACTTTTTATGCCAAGATGCTCGATCATGAGTACACCGCCAAGCAggtttttcaaaacaatttctTCACTGACTGGAAGGAG gTAATGACAGAAGATGAAAGGAAACTAATCAAGAAGCTGTACAAGTGTGATTTCAGCAAAATCCATGCATACTTTTTGGAAAAGACAGAAGCAAAGAAAAACATGACGAAGGAAGAAAAACAG GTTTTAAAGGATGAAGCCACTAAACTAACAGAGGAGTATGGATACTGTCTGTTGGATGGACACAAGGAAAAAATAGGCAATTTCCGTCTGGAGCCTCCCGGGCTGTTTAGGGGACGAGGGGAGCACCCCAAAATGGGCAAGCTGAAGAGACGTGTCCAGCCTGAGGATGTGATTATTAACTGCAGTCA AGACGTAAAGGTCCCAGAGCCACCTGCAGGTCATCGGTGGAAGAGAGTGCAGCATGATAACACAGTCACATGGCTGGCATCCTGGGTGGAGAACATCCATGGACACATCAAGTACATCATGCTCAATCCCAGCTCCAAACTTAAG GGTGAGAAAGACTGGCAAAAGTATGAAACGGCTCGTAAGCTAAAACTGAGTGTAGACGATATAAGACGTGAGTACCGAAGGGCCTGGAGTGCTCGAGAGATGAAACAAAGACAACGAGGAGTTGCTTTATACTTCATTGACAAG CTAGCTCTGAGGGCTGGTAATGAGAAAGATGATGATACCGCAGACACAGTGGGCTGCTGCTCTCTGCGTGTAGAGCACATCACCCTCCACCGACACCAGGATGGTCAGGACTATCTAGTTGAGTTTGACTTCCTGGGCAAGGACTCCATCAGATATTACAACAAAGTGCCTGTGGAAAAACAA GTTTTCAAAAACTTGAAACTGTTCATGGAAAACAAGGATCCAGAAGACGACTTATTCGACAGAATTTCT ACAATCTACCTCAATAAGAAGCTAAATGAGGCAATGCCTGGACTGACAGCCAAAGTGTTTCGAACTTTCAATGCTTCTACCACTCTGCAGGAGCAGCTGGGCAAGCTCACCATTG ATGATATGACTGTGGAGGAAAAACTGCTGGCCTATAACCGAGCGAACAGAGCTGTGGCTATACTCTGCAACCACCAGAGGGCAGCACCCAAAACATTTGAGAAGTCCATGTTAGCCCTTCAGGAGAAG atcaaaaagaaaaaagaggaagtggAGAAAGCCAAAAAGGAGCTGAAGCAAGCAAAGAAAGATCACAAGGAGCAACCGTCGGAGAAGTCAAAGAA GCtggtggagaagaaggaaaatgcTTTGAAGAGACTGTCAGAGCAGTTAAAGAAGCTCAAGCTGCAGGAGACGGACCGAGAGGAGAACAAGGTCATCGCTCTGGGCACTTCCAAGCTCAACTACCTCGACCCCCGCATTACTGTGGCCTG GTGTAAGAAGCACAACGTTCCTGTGGAGAAGATCTACAACAAGACTCACAGGGCGAAATTTGCCTGGGCTATTGACATGGCTGATGAAAACTTCCAGTTCTAA
- the top1mt gene encoding DNA topoisomerase I, mitochondrial isoform X3 yields MKAEEKSKRAGEGHSHSKKRSAETNDHRIRKKAKSTRSGSKEKLEDSELNEKYPRSSVKNSHSRISHKPLQESKITSSEKVKFDAEISVSEAEKVKVDLYEELEKRVDGNNNLEEAMRAQGKAEQEGYEIPFLPEGTKNYKSNSTKSSPKDPHKITDDEDPKLQGKRSEKLQKNKNRKCTPDVNSHSVCIDNSHTSLTAVKEEDVKEQIFNPISDRAQTCLPVENDLEVRNAEKMRDKESTVSIAQDKAQGQKKKRSSRSTEQEPKKNKKAKREKDEEKEKQNKKGVKKAEDEAGKWKWWEEGKHADGQKWRSLEHKGPLFPPEYELLPSDVQFLYDGAPVQLNPAAEEVATFYAKMLDHEYTAKQVFQNNFFTDWKEVMTEDERKLIKKLYKCDFSKIHAYFLEKTEAKKNMTKEEKQVLKDEATKLTEEYGYCLLDGHKEKIGNFRLEPPGLFRGRGEHPKMGKLKRRVQPEDVIINCSQDVKVPEPPAGHRWKRVQHDNTVTWLASWVENIHGHIKYIMLNPSSKLKGEKDWQKYETARKLKLSVDDIRREYRRAWSAREMKQRQRGVALYFIDKLALRAGNEKDDDTADTVGCCSLRVEHITLHRHQDGQDYLVEFDFLGKDSIRYYNKVPVEKQVFKNLKLFMENKDPEDDLFDRISTIYLNKKLNEAMPGLTAKVFRTFNASTTLQEQLGKLTIDDMTVEEKLLAYNRANRAVAILCNHQRAAPKTFEKSMLALQEKIKKKKEEVEKAKKELKQAKKDHKEQPSEKSKKLVEKKENALKRLSEQLKKLKLQETDREENKVIALGTSKLNYLDPRITVAWCKKHNVPVEKIYNKTHRAKFAWAIDMADENFQF; encoded by the exons ATGAAGGCGGAGGAGAAAAGTAAGAGAGCCGGAGAAGGCCATTCACACAGCAAGAAAAGATCAGCTGAGACAAACGACCACAG AATTAGAAAGAAAGCGAAATCGACGAGATCAGGATCCAAGGAAAAACTTGAAGATTCTGAACTGAATGAAAAGTACCCCAGATCTTCTGTAAAG AACTCTCACTCAAGGATTTCACACAAACCTCTCCAGGAGTCTAAGATCACAAG CTCTGAAAAAGTCAAGTTTGATGCCGAGATCAGTGTATCTGAAGCCGAAAAGGTTAAGGtg GATTTGTATGAAGAGTTGGAAAAGAG AGTGGATGGAAACAATAACTTGGAGGAAGCAATGCGGGCACAAGGGAAAGCAGAACAAGAAGGATATGAAAT ACCTTTTTTACCTGAGGGAACTAAGAACTATAAg TCTAACAGCACTAAAAGCAGTCCCAAGGATCCACACAAGATTACTGATGACGAAGATCCTAAACTCCAAGGAAAGAG ATCTGAAAAgcttcagaaaaataaaaacaggaaatgtaCTCCTGATGTCAATAGTCATTCAGTATGT aTTGATAATAGCCACACATCTCTGACAGctgtgaaagaggaagatgttaAAGAGCAAATCTTTAATCCCATTTCTGACCGTGCACAAACATGTCTGCCTGTTGAGAATGATCTAGAGGTGAGAAATGCTGAAAAGATGAGGGACAAAGAGTCCACTGTCAGTATTGCACAGGATAAAGCACAAGgccagaagaaaaaaaggagctCTCGCAGCACAGAACAAGagccaaagaaaaataaaaaggccaAGAGGGAAAAGgatgaggaaaaggaaaaacagaacAAGAAAGGAGTGAAAAAAGCTGAGGATGAAGCTGGTAAATGGAAATG GTGGGAGGAAGGAAAGCATGCAGATGGTCAGAAGTGGAGAAGTCTTGAGCACAAAGGGCCTCTCTTCCCACCGGAATATGAACTTTTACCAAGCGATGTGCAGTTTTTATATGATG gagCGCCTGTGCAGCTAAACCCAGCTGCAGAAGAAGTAGCAACTTTTTATGCCAAGATGCTCGATCATGAGTACACCGCCAAGCAggtttttcaaaacaatttctTCACTGACTGGAAGGAG gTAATGACAGAAGATGAAAGGAAACTAATCAAGAAGCTGTACAAGTGTGATTTCAGCAAAATCCATGCATACTTTTTGGAAAAGACAGAAGCAAAGAAAAACATGACGAAGGAAGAAAAACAG GTTTTAAAGGATGAAGCCACTAAACTAACAGAGGAGTATGGATACTGTCTGTTGGATGGACACAAGGAAAAAATAGGCAATTTCCGTCTGGAGCCTCCCGGGCTGTTTAGGGGACGAGGGGAGCACCCCAAAATGGGCAAGCTGAAGAGACGTGTCCAGCCTGAGGATGTGATTATTAACTGCAGTCA AGACGTAAAGGTCCCAGAGCCACCTGCAGGTCATCGGTGGAAGAGAGTGCAGCATGATAACACAGTCACATGGCTGGCATCCTGGGTGGAGAACATCCATGGACACATCAAGTACATCATGCTCAATCCCAGCTCCAAACTTAAG GGTGAGAAAGACTGGCAAAAGTATGAAACGGCTCGTAAGCTAAAACTGAGTGTAGACGATATAAGACGTGAGTACCGAAGGGCCTGGAGTGCTCGAGAGATGAAACAAAGACAACGAGGAGTTGCTTTATACTTCATTGACAAG CTAGCTCTGAGGGCTGGTAATGAGAAAGATGATGATACCGCAGACACAGTGGGCTGCTGCTCTCTGCGTGTAGAGCACATCACCCTCCACCGACACCAGGATGGTCAGGACTATCTAGTTGAGTTTGACTTCCTGGGCAAGGACTCCATCAGATATTACAACAAAGTGCCTGTGGAAAAACAA GTTTTCAAAAACTTGAAACTGTTCATGGAAAACAAGGATCCAGAAGACGACTTATTCGACAGAATTTCT ACAATCTACCTCAATAAGAAGCTAAATGAGGCAATGCCTGGACTGACAGCCAAAGTGTTTCGAACTTTCAATGCTTCTACCACTCTGCAGGAGCAGCTGGGCAAGCTCACCATTG ATGATATGACTGTGGAGGAAAAACTGCTGGCCTATAACCGAGCGAACAGAGCTGTGGCTATACTCTGCAACCACCAGAGGGCAGCACCCAAAACATTTGAGAAGTCCATGTTAGCCCTTCAGGAGAAG atcaaaaagaaaaaagaggaagtggAGAAAGCCAAAAAGGAGCTGAAGCAAGCAAAGAAAGATCACAAGGAGCAACCGTCGGAGAAGTCAAAGAA GCtggtggagaagaaggaaaatgcTTTGAAGAGACTGTCAGAGCAGTTAAAGAAGCTCAAGCTGCAGGAGACGGACCGAGAGGAGAACAAGGTCATCGCTCTGGGCACTTCCAAGCTCAACTACCTCGACCCCCGCATTACTGTGGCCTG GTGTAAGAAGCACAACGTTCCTGTGGAGAAGATCTACAACAAGACTCACAGGGCGAAATTTGCCTGGGCTATTGACATGGCTGATGAAAACTTCCAGTTCTAA
- the top1mt gene encoding DNA topoisomerase I, mitochondrial isoform X7 yields MKAEEKSKRAGEGHSHSKKRSAETNDHRIRKKAKSTRSGSKEKLEDSELNEKYPRSSVKESKITSSEKVKFDAEISVSEAEKDLYEELEKRVDGNNNLEEAMRAQGKAEQEGYEIPFLPEGTKNYKSNSTKSSPKDPHKITDDEDPKLQGKRSEKLQKNKNRKCTPDVNSHSVCQIDNSHTSLTAVKEEDVKEQIFNPISDRAQTCLPVENDLEVRNAEKMRDKESTVSIAQDKAQGQKKKRSSRSTEQEPKKNKKAKREKDEEKEKQNKKGVKKAEDEAGKWKWWEEGKHADGQKWRSLEHKGPLFPPEYELLPSDVQFLYDGAPVQLNPAAEEVATFYAKMLDHEYTAKQVFQNNFFTDWKEVMTEDERKLIKKLYKCDFSKIHAYFLEKTEAKKNMTKEEKQVLKDEATKLTEEYGYCLLDGHKEKIGNFRLEPPGLFRGRGEHPKMGKLKRRVQPEDVIINCSQDVKVPEPPAGHRWKRVQHDNTVTWLASWVENIHGHIKYIMLNPSSKLKGEKDWQKYETARKLKLSVDDIRREYRRAWSAREMKQRQRGVALYFIDKLALRAGNEKDDDTADTVGCCSLRVEHITLHRHQDGQDYLVEFDFLGKDSIRYYNKVPVEKQVFKNLKLFMENKDPEDDLFDRISTIYLNKKLNEAMPGLTAKVFRTFNASTTLQEQLGKLTIDDMTVEEKLLAYNRANRAVAILCNHQRAAPKTFEKSMLALQEKIKKKKEEVEKAKKELKQAKKDHKEQPSEKSKKLVEKKENALKRLSEQLKKLKLQETDREENKVIALGTSKLNYLDPRITVAWCKKHNVPVEKIYNKTHRAKFAWAIDMADENFQF; encoded by the exons ATGAAGGCGGAGGAGAAAAGTAAGAGAGCCGGAGAAGGCCATTCACACAGCAAGAAAAGATCAGCTGAGACAAACGACCACAG AATTAGAAAGAAAGCGAAATCGACGAGATCAGGATCCAAGGAAAAACTTGAAGATTCTGAACTGAATGAAAAGTACCCCAGATCTTCTGTAAAG GAGTCTAAGATCACAAG CTCTGAAAAAGTCAAGTTTGATGCCGAGATCAGTGTATCTGAAGCCGAAAAG GATTTGTATGAAGAGTTGGAAAAGAG AGTGGATGGAAACAATAACTTGGAGGAAGCAATGCGGGCACAAGGGAAAGCAGAACAAGAAGGATATGAAAT ACCTTTTTTACCTGAGGGAACTAAGAACTATAAg TCTAACAGCACTAAAAGCAGTCCCAAGGATCCACACAAGATTACTGATGACGAAGATCCTAAACTCCAAGGAAAGAG ATCTGAAAAgcttcagaaaaataaaaacaggaaatgtaCTCCTGATGTCAATAGTCATTCAGTATGT cagaTTGATAATAGCCACACATCTCTGACAGctgtgaaagaggaagatgttaAAGAGCAAATCTTTAATCCCATTTCTGACCGTGCACAAACATGTCTGCCTGTTGAGAATGATCTAGAGGTGAGAAATGCTGAAAAGATGAGGGACAAAGAGTCCACTGTCAGTATTGCACAGGATAAAGCACAAGgccagaagaaaaaaaggagctCTCGCAGCACAGAACAAGagccaaagaaaaataaaaaggccaAGAGGGAAAAGgatgaggaaaaggaaaaacagaacAAGAAAGGAGTGAAAAAAGCTGAGGATGAAGCTGGTAAATGGAAATG GTGGGAGGAAGGAAAGCATGCAGATGGTCAGAAGTGGAGAAGTCTTGAGCACAAAGGGCCTCTCTTCCCACCGGAATATGAACTTTTACCAAGCGATGTGCAGTTTTTATATGATG gagCGCCTGTGCAGCTAAACCCAGCTGCAGAAGAAGTAGCAACTTTTTATGCCAAGATGCTCGATCATGAGTACACCGCCAAGCAggtttttcaaaacaatttctTCACTGACTGGAAGGAG gTAATGACAGAAGATGAAAGGAAACTAATCAAGAAGCTGTACAAGTGTGATTTCAGCAAAATCCATGCATACTTTTTGGAAAAGACAGAAGCAAAGAAAAACATGACGAAGGAAGAAAAACAG GTTTTAAAGGATGAAGCCACTAAACTAACAGAGGAGTATGGATACTGTCTGTTGGATGGACACAAGGAAAAAATAGGCAATTTCCGTCTGGAGCCTCCCGGGCTGTTTAGGGGACGAGGGGAGCACCCCAAAATGGGCAAGCTGAAGAGACGTGTCCAGCCTGAGGATGTGATTATTAACTGCAGTCA AGACGTAAAGGTCCCAGAGCCACCTGCAGGTCATCGGTGGAAGAGAGTGCAGCATGATAACACAGTCACATGGCTGGCATCCTGGGTGGAGAACATCCATGGACACATCAAGTACATCATGCTCAATCCCAGCTCCAAACTTAAG GGTGAGAAAGACTGGCAAAAGTATGAAACGGCTCGTAAGCTAAAACTGAGTGTAGACGATATAAGACGTGAGTACCGAAGGGCCTGGAGTGCTCGAGAGATGAAACAAAGACAACGAGGAGTTGCTTTATACTTCATTGACAAG CTAGCTCTGAGGGCTGGTAATGAGAAAGATGATGATACCGCAGACACAGTGGGCTGCTGCTCTCTGCGTGTAGAGCACATCACCCTCCACCGACACCAGGATGGTCAGGACTATCTAGTTGAGTTTGACTTCCTGGGCAAGGACTCCATCAGATATTACAACAAAGTGCCTGTGGAAAAACAA GTTTTCAAAAACTTGAAACTGTTCATGGAAAACAAGGATCCAGAAGACGACTTATTCGACAGAATTTCT ACAATCTACCTCAATAAGAAGCTAAATGAGGCAATGCCTGGACTGACAGCCAAAGTGTTTCGAACTTTCAATGCTTCTACCACTCTGCAGGAGCAGCTGGGCAAGCTCACCATTG ATGATATGACTGTGGAGGAAAAACTGCTGGCCTATAACCGAGCGAACAGAGCTGTGGCTATACTCTGCAACCACCAGAGGGCAGCACCCAAAACATTTGAGAAGTCCATGTTAGCCCTTCAGGAGAAG atcaaaaagaaaaaagaggaagtggAGAAAGCCAAAAAGGAGCTGAAGCAAGCAAAGAAAGATCACAAGGAGCAACCGTCGGAGAAGTCAAAGAA GCtggtggagaagaaggaaaatgcTTTGAAGAGACTGTCAGAGCAGTTAAAGAAGCTCAAGCTGCAGGAGACGGACCGAGAGGAGAACAAGGTCATCGCTCTGGGCACTTCCAAGCTCAACTACCTCGACCCCCGCATTACTGTGGCCTG GTGTAAGAAGCACAACGTTCCTGTGGAGAAGATCTACAACAAGACTCACAGGGCGAAATTTGCCTGGGCTATTGACATGGCTGATGAAAACTTCCAGTTCTAA